In the genome of Leishmania braziliensis MHOM/BR/75/M2904 contig, possible fusion of chromosomes 20 and 34, one region contains:
- a CDS encoding putative amastin-like surface protein encodes MEWTIPLLVYVVVQFIAFLLVLVATPLDMFRFKPQNPNFPGCLTLWGFTNSCGSVLYDSTLFEVWEGCPHHLSGFHAAEAFAIISILVYGAAFVLGVLMLFCRSILRWVCLGLNIVGAITVCIVWATIVGTFFNGEGDICPDLQSISNYGAGFGLFLAAWVLDILNIFVLLLSICTTVTTESGQVEQTEGKL; translated from the coding sequence ATGGAGTGGACTATCCCGCTGTTAGTCTACGTGGTGGTTCAGTTCATCGCGTTCTtgttggtgctggtggcgacgccgctggaCATGTTTCGCTTCAAACCACAGAACCCGAATTTCCCAGGCTGTTTGACGTTGTGGGGATTCACGAACTCGTGCGGCAGTGTACTTTACGACAGTACTCTGTTCGAGGTGTGGGAAGGCTGCCCCCATCACCTGAGTGGCTTCCATGCAGCTGAGGCATTCGCTATTATCTCCATCCTCGTGTACGGCGCAGCGTTCGTCTTGGGCGTTCTTATGCTGTTTTGCCGCTCCATCTTACGCTGGGTATGCCTGGGGCTTAACATTGTGGGTGCCATCACCGTGTGCATTGTCTGGGCTACCATTGTGGGGACATTTTTTAACGGTGAAGGTGACATATGTCCAGACCTTCAGAGTATAAGTAACTATGGTGCTGGCTTCGGTCTCTTCTTGGCAGCCTGGGTACTGGATATCCTCAACATCTTCGTCTTGTTGCTGTCAATCTGCACTACAGTTACCACTGAAAGTGGCCAGGTGGAGCAAACGGAGGGAAAACTATAG